From the genome of Streptomyces sp. NBC_01260, one region includes:
- a CDS encoding C40 family peptidase, with product MNRRNSAAAAITLVCALAVLAAPVQAFAAPAPPAPEQSAKSGKKSLEEVREEIDALYRKAGAATDAYNLAEERSKKQSGEIVKLAQAIVEGQAKIADLKSRAGAQAREQYRNAGLPPGAQLMLSGDPQLFLDGVSRAHQGQQAAKGVLGELNRTQEDLETYTQDASTNWTKLEASRIKQAKAKKKINAQIAAAKKLESRLEKKERARLLELEQQAEYKSQTAWLSSGALKEINRGASASGKKAVAFATSQIGKPYEWGAVGPSSFDCSGLTSKAWAAAGRPIPRTSQEQWRQLPHIAVKDMRPGDLIIYFGDATHVGMYIGDGAIVHAPRPGRNVTLAGAGSMEILGVVRPDK from the coding sequence GTGAACCGACGCAACAGTGCCGCCGCGGCGATCACGCTGGTCTGCGCGCTGGCTGTACTGGCCGCACCGGTCCAGGCTTTCGCCGCACCGGCACCCCCCGCGCCGGAGCAGTCGGCGAAGTCCGGGAAGAAGAGCCTCGAAGAGGTGCGCGAGGAGATCGACGCCCTCTACCGCAAGGCGGGGGCCGCGACGGACGCGTACAACCTCGCCGAGGAACGGTCCAAGAAGCAGTCGGGCGAGATCGTCAAGCTGGCACAGGCCATAGTCGAGGGCCAGGCGAAGATCGCCGACCTCAAGAGCAGAGCGGGCGCCCAGGCCCGCGAGCAGTACCGCAACGCCGGACTGCCGCCCGGCGCCCAGCTGATGCTCAGCGGCGACCCGCAGCTCTTCCTGGACGGAGTCAGCCGGGCCCACCAGGGCCAGCAGGCCGCCAAGGGGGTCCTGGGCGAGCTGAACAGGACCCAGGAAGACCTGGAGACGTACACGCAGGACGCGAGCACCAACTGGACCAAGCTTGAGGCCAGTCGCATCAAGCAGGCCAAGGCCAAGAAGAAGATCAACGCACAGATCGCGGCGGCGAAGAAGCTGGAGTCCCGGCTCGAGAAGAAGGAGCGGGCCCGGCTCCTTGAGCTGGAACAGCAGGCGGAGTACAAGTCGCAGACGGCCTGGCTGAGTTCCGGCGCCCTGAAGGAGATCAACCGCGGGGCGAGCGCGAGCGGCAAGAAGGCGGTGGCCTTCGCGACCTCGCAGATCGGCAAGCCGTACGAATGGGGCGCCGTGGGCCCCTCGTCGTTCGACTGCTCGGGGCTGACCTCCAAGGCATGGGCGGCGGCCGGGCGGCCGATCCCGCGCACCTCGCAGGAGCAGTGGCGGCAGCTGCCGCACATCGCCGTCAAGGACATGCGCCCCGGCGACCTGATCATCTACTTCGGCGACGCCACGCACGTCGGGATGTACATCGGCGACGGCGCGATCGTGCACGCCCCGCGCCCCGGCCGCAACGTCACGCTCGCGGGAGCGGGCTCCATGGAGATCCTCGGAGTCGTGCGCCCGGACAAGTGA
- the mshA gene encoding D-inositol-3-phosphate glycosyltransferase, with protein sequence MSQYVSRLGSSRVAPRLRFPAGFSGSFPGGHRKPRRIAMLSVHTSPLHQPGTGDAGGMNVYIVELAKRLAAINIEVEIFTRSTTGALPPTVELSPGVLVRHVDAGPYEGLAKEELPAQLCAFTHGVMQAWAGQRPGYYDLVHSHYWLSGHVGWLAAQRWGVPLVHAMHTMAKVKNASLAEGDTPEPAARVIGETQIVSAADRLIANTAEEADELVRFYEADPQAVAVVHPGVNLDRFRPADGRAAARDRLGLPQDALIPLFAGRIQPLKAPDVLLRAVAVLLDRDPALRSRIVVPVVGGPSGSGLAKPEGLHKLAARLGIADVVRFHPPVGQDQLADWFRAASVLVMPSYSESFGLVAIEAQAAGTPVVAAAVGGLPVAVRDGVSGFLIPGHDPEAYAEALARFAQAPELVARMGGAAAAHAQRFGWDTAAAATADVYTEAMQAHRRRVRSRYV encoded by the coding sequence GTGAGCCAGTACGTCTCTCGGCTCGGCAGCAGCCGCGTCGCACCGCGTCTCAGGTTCCCCGCCGGTTTCTCCGGCTCCTTCCCGGGCGGCCACCGCAAGCCCCGCCGGATCGCGATGCTCTCCGTGCACACCTCCCCGCTGCACCAGCCGGGTACGGGCGACGCGGGCGGCATGAACGTCTACATCGTGGAGCTGGCCAAACGCCTCGCCGCGATCAACATCGAGGTCGAGATCTTCACCCGCTCCACCACCGGCGCGCTGCCGCCGACGGTCGAGCTGTCGCCCGGCGTCCTGGTCCGCCATGTCGACGCGGGGCCGTACGAGGGTCTGGCCAAGGAGGAGCTGCCCGCCCAGCTCTGCGCCTTCACGCACGGTGTGATGCAGGCGTGGGCCGGCCAGCGCCCCGGCTACTACGACCTGGTGCACTCCCACTACTGGCTCTCCGGCCATGTCGGCTGGCTCGCCGCCCAGCGCTGGGGCGTCCCGCTCGTCCACGCCATGCACACCATGGCGAAGGTCAAGAACGCGTCGCTCGCCGAGGGCGACACCCCCGAACCCGCCGCCCGGGTCATCGGCGAGACCCAGATCGTCAGTGCGGCCGACCGGCTGATCGCGAACACCGCGGAGGAGGCGGACGAGCTCGTCCGCTTCTACGAGGCCGATCCCCAGGCCGTGGCCGTCGTCCACCCCGGCGTCAACCTGGACCGCTTCCGCCCGGCCGACGGGCGGGCCGCGGCACGGGACCGGCTGGGGCTTCCGCAGGACGCCCTGATCCCGCTCTTCGCGGGCCGCATCCAGCCGCTGAAGGCCCCGGACGTGCTGCTGCGCGCCGTCGCCGTCCTGCTGGACCGCGATCCCGCGCTGCGGTCGCGCATCGTCGTGCCGGTCGTCGGCGGCCCCAGTGGCAGCGGGCTCGCCAAGCCGGAGGGGTTGCACAAGCTGGCCGCCCGGCTCGGTATCGCGGACGTCGTACGGTTCCACCCGCCGGTCGGGCAGGACCAGCTCGCCGACTGGTTCCGGGCCGCTTCCGTGCTGGTCATGCCCTCGTACAGCGAGTCCTTCGGCCTGGTCGCCATAGAGGCCCAGGCGGCCGGCACCCCGGTCGTCGCGGCGGCCGTGGGCGGGCTGCCGGTGGCGGTGCGGGACGGGGTCAGCGGCTTCCTGATCCCCGGCCACGATCCGGAGGCGTACGCGGAGGCGCTGGCGCGCTTCGCGCAGGCGCCGGAGCTGGTCGCCCGGATGGGCGGCGCGGCCGCCGCGCACGCCCAGCGGTTCGGCTGGGACACGGCCGCCGCGGCGACCGCTGACGTGTACACGGAGGCGATGCAGGCACACCGGCGGCGGGTGCGGTCGCGCTACGTGTGA
- a CDS encoding class I SAM-dependent methyltransferase, translated as MRPIGTATRGTTNPNRLRRMDRWIAATHGPALRRADAPVAVDLGYGAAPWTAVELLERLRGAEPRTAVVGIEISPERVAAAKPYEREGLTFRHGGFEIPLPERPALIRAANVLRQYDEGEVTAVWQRLCERLAPGGLLVEGTCDEIGRRHVWVALGPEGPRTVTFATRLGSLDRPSDLAERLPKALIHRNVPGEPVHAFLRDFDRAWAAAAPYASLGARQRWITAVRALSGDWPLTDGVRRWRQGEVTVNWAALRPGL; from the coding sequence ATGCGCCCCATCGGCACCGCGACCCGCGGGACCACCAACCCGAACCGGCTGCGCCGTATGGACCGCTGGATCGCCGCCACCCACGGCCCCGCCCTGCGCCGCGCCGACGCCCCCGTCGCGGTCGACCTCGGGTACGGCGCCGCGCCCTGGACCGCCGTCGAACTGCTGGAGCGGCTGCGCGGCGCCGAGCCGCGCACCGCGGTGGTCGGCATCGAGATCTCCCCGGAGCGGGTCGCCGCGGCGAAGCCGTACGAGCGCGAGGGCCTCACCTTCCGGCACGGCGGCTTCGAGATCCCGCTGCCCGAGCGGCCCGCACTGATCCGCGCGGCGAACGTGCTGCGCCAGTACGACGAGGGCGAGGTCACCGCGGTCTGGCAGCGGCTGTGCGAGCGGCTCGCGCCGGGCGGGCTGCTGGTGGAGGGCACCTGCGACGAGATCGGGCGCCGCCACGTCTGGGTGGCGCTGGGCCCGGAAGGTCCGCGCACGGTGACCTTCGCGACCCGGCTCGGCTCCCTCGACCGGCCCTCCGACCTCGCGGAGCGGCTGCCCAAGGCGCTCATCCACCGCAACGTGCCGGGTGAGCCCGTCCACGCGTTCCTGCGCGACTTCGACCGGGCGTGGGCCGCCGCGGCGCCGTACGCCTCGCTGGGCGCCCGGCAGCGCTGGATCACGGCGGTACGGGCGCTGTCCGGCGACTGGCCGCTGACGGACGGGGTGCGGCGGTGGCGCCAGGGCGAAGTGACGGTGAACTGGGCGGCACTGAGACCCGGCCTCTAG